From the genome of Papaver somniferum cultivar HN1 chromosome 2, ASM357369v1, whole genome shotgun sequence, one region includes:
- the LOC113347628 gene encoding putative germin-like protein 2-1, giving the protein MKSSMCYVVGVALALFSLCVSATDPGSLQDFCVAAKNPNDAVFVNGLFCKDPALAVTEDFFLPRFNKPGVIKSPVGSVVTQANVAQIAGLNTLGISMARIDYAPKGLNPPHTHPRATEILVVLEGTLHVGFVTSNPDNKLFTKVLYKGDVFVFPEGLIHFQMNLEKTPAVAIAALSSQNPGVITIANAVFGSKAPINDDVLAKAFQVDNKVVDFLQSQFWMDN; this is encoded by the exons atgaaaagctCAATGTGTTATGTAGTTGGAGTCGCTTTGGCTTTGTTTTCCTTGTGTGTTTCAGCTACCGATCCAGGGTCTTTGCAAGATTTTTGCGTTGCTGCTAAAAATCCTAATGATGCTG TATTTGTGAATGGATTATTTTGCAAAGACCCGGCACTTGCTGTGACAGAAGATTTCTTTCTACCACGATTTAACAAACCTGGAGTCATTAAGAGTCCAGTAGGGTCTGTAGTCACACAGGCTAATGTTGCTCAAATTGCTGGACTTAACACTCTTGGTATCTCCATGGCTCGTATTGATTATGCACCCAAAGGCCTTAACCCACCACACACGCATCCAAGAGCAACAGAGATTTTAGTCGTATTGGAAGGTACCCTTCATGTCGGATTCGTCACATCAAACCCAGATAACAAGTTATTCACGAAGGTGCTATACAAGGGAGATGTATTCGTATTCCCTGAAGGACTCATTCATTTTCAAATGAACTTGGAGAAAACCCCAGCTGTTGCTATTGCGGCACTAAGTAGCCAAAATCCAGGGGTTATCACAATTGCGAATGCCGTTTTCGGATCAAAAGCTCCCATCAATGATGATGTTCTCGCCAAGGCTTTCCAAGTTGATAACAAAGTGGTTGATTTTCTTCAGTCTCAGTTTTGGATGGATAACTAG